CGGCCACCAGCAGCGAGACGACGACGAGGGCGGTGTGCCCGCCGGCCGCCGACAGCCGGCCGCCCCGGAGCAGCAGGACCACCGCGCCGCCGATGCCGACCACGGCCAGCCCACCGGCGAGGGCCACCGGCGTCTCCGGGTCCACCGGCCGCAGCGCCCCGGCGAGGCAGAACAGCCCGCCCGACCCGTACAGCAGCGCCAACAGCCCGACCCGCGCCGGGACCCGTCGGTCCGCTCTCACCTCGTCCACCCGCTGCTCTCCATGTCACCGCGTGCATCGGCGCGCCGCGCCGCAGCCTGCACCACCGGGCCGCCGGGCCGACCCCTCCGGGTGACACCCGGCCGGGTCGCCGTCCCGCAGGTGGGTGTGCCGGGGCCGGGCTACGGTCGGGGGATGGCCGATCTGCGCTTCTACTTCGATCCGGTGTGCCCCTTCGCCTGGATGACCAGCAAGTGGGTCCGGATGGTCGGCGCCCAGCGCGACCACCAGGTCGAGTGGCGGTTCATCTCGCTGCGCCTGCTCAACGCCCACGTCGACTACGCGGCCCAGTTCCCGCCCGAGTACGAGGCCGGGCACACCGCCGGGCTGCGGCTGCTCCGCGTGGCGGCCCGGGCCCGGGCCGAGCACGGCCCCGAGGTGGTGGGTGGCCTGTACGAGGCGCTGGGCCGGCAGGTCTTCGAGGTGCGCCCGGAGGCCGAGGAGAACCGCGCGCGCCGGGGCACCCCCGAGTTCCTCGCCCCGGTGCTCGACGAGGTCGGCCTGCCGGCCGAGCTGGCGGCCGCGCTGGACGACGACTCCTGGGACGCGACGGTCCAGGCCGAGACCGACGAGGCGCTCGCGCTGACCGGCAAGGACGTCGGCACCCCGATCCTGCACTTCCAGCCTCCGGAGGGCGTGGCCTTCTTCGGCCCGGTGATCAGCCGGCTCCCGTCGGAGGAGGAGGCCGTCCAGCTGTGGGACCACGTGGTCGGCCTGGCGAGCTTCCCCGGCTTCGCCGAGCTCAAGCGGAGCCTGCGGGAGCGGCCCCAGCTGCCCGCCTTCGGCGTGGCCGCCGGTGCGACCGGCGAGCAGGAGGACTGGCACGGGGGCAGCCGCCGGCAGCACCGCTGACCGCGCGCACGACGCGGTCCTCGGCTTCCGCCCCGCGGAAGCCGGGGTGACAGCCGGGCGCGCAGGTGACACAACCGGCATCGACGACTCACCGACGAGACGAGGAACACATGGCACTGCTCGAGGACGGCGCGTGGCGCGGCAAGATCTGGACCGGCTCCTGGACCGACGGCAGCGGGGGCACCTACACCGCGGTCGAGCCGGCCACCGGGGCCGAGCTGGGTGAGGTCGGCAAGGCGACCCCCGCCGACGTGGAGAAGGCCGGCGCCCGCGCGGTCCAGGCGCAGCGGGAGTGGGCCGCGCTGCCGTTCGAGCAGCGCGCCGCGGTGCTCCGCCGGGCCGGGGACCTGCTGACCGAGCACACCGCGGAGATCAAGGAGTGGCTGGCCCGCGAGTCCGGCGCCATCCAGCCCTTCGGCGACTTCCAGGTGCACACCAGCGCCCAGGAGTGCTACGAGGCCTCGGCGCTGCCCAGCCACCCCTACGGCGAGCTGCTGCGCAGCGGCTCGCCCCGGCTGTCCTTCGCCCGGCGGGTGCCGGCCGGCGTGGTCGGGGTCATCGCGCCGTTCAACGTGCCGACCATCCTGGCCATCCGGGCCATCGCCCCGGCCCTGGCGCTGGGCAACGCGGTGGTCCTCAAGCCCGACCCGCGCACCGCCGTCTGCGGCGGCGCGGTGTTCGCCCGGGTCTTCGAGGAGGCCGGGCTTCCGGCCGGGGTGTTCCAGGTGCTGCCCGGCGGCGCCGACGTCGGGCAGGCCCTGGTCACCGACCCCGCCGTCCGGGTCATCGCCTTCACCGGCTCCACCAAGGCCGGCCGCTCGGTCGGCGCGCTCGCCGGGCAGCACCTCAAGCGGGCGCACCTGGAGCTGGGCGGCAACTCCGCTCTCATCGTGATGGGCGACGTCGACGTGACCGCCGCGGCCTCGGTCGGCGCGTGGGGCACCTTCGCCCACCAGGGGCAGATCTGCATGGCGACCAGCCGGCACCTGGTGCACGAGTCGATCGCCGAGGAGTACACCGCCGTCCTCACCAGCAAGGTGGAGAACCTGCCGGTCGGGGACACCTGGCGCGACCAGGTGGCGCTCGGGCCGATCATCGACGCCGGCCAGCGCGACCGGGTGCACGGCCTGGTCACCGCCAGCGTCGACAGCGGCGCCACGGTGCGCACCGGCGGGACGTACGAGGGGCTGTTCTACCGGCCGACCGTGCTCGGCGACGTGCCCGTCGACTCCCCGGCCTACCAGGAGGAGATCTTCGGCCCGGTGGCGCCGGTGACGCCGTTCTCCTCCCTCGACGAGGTGGCGGCGATGGCGGCCGGCACCGAGTACGGGCTGAGCCTGGGCATCCTCACCCGTGACGTCTACGCCGGGCTGCAGCTGGCCGAGCGGATCCCGTCGGGCCTGGTGCACATCAACGACCAGACGGTCAACGACGAGGCGGTCGCCCCGTTCGGTGGGGTGGGCGCCTCGGGCACCGGCTCCCGGCACGGCGGCCCGCAGGCCAACATCGAGGCGTTCACCGAGACCCAGTGGGTCACGCTGCGCGGGGACCTGCCGGCCTACCCGTTCTGACCTGCCGCACGACGACGGCCCCGGTCCCGCAGCTGCGGGACCGGGGCCGTCGTCGTCGGGGCGGGGTGGTTCAGGCGGAGTCGCGCCCGGTCACGTCGACCGGCTCGCCGAGGTGGCGCTGGCCGCCGGTCTTGGAGACCTCGAAGTCGGCGCCGAGCTCCTCCAGCGCCAGCCGGCCGTAGACCTGCTGCTGGGTGGCGGTGCGCTGCGAGCGCCCGCGGCCCAGGAAGCTGACCGCCCAGTGGATGACCGTGGTGAACCGGTTCTTAAAGCCCACCTGGTACATGACGTGCACCACGAGCCACAGCACCCAGGCGAGGAAGCCGCCGAACTGGAACTTCCAGGTGTCGGCGACCGCGTGGAACCGCGAGATGGTCGCCATGCTGCCCTTGTCGAAGTAGGTGAACTCCGGGGCGGTGGGCCGGCCGGCGATCCGCGCCCTGACGGCGTCCGCGGCGAACTTGCCGCCCTGGATCGCGACCTGCGCGACGCCGGGGAGCCGCTTCAGCGAGATCATGTCGCCGACCACGTGCACCTCGGGGTGGCCCGGCAGGGTGAGGTCGTCCTGCACCGAGATCCGGCCGGCGCGGTCGACCGCGGCACCGGACTGGTCGCCGAGGATCTTGCCCAGCGGGCTGGCCTGCACGCCCGCCGCCCAGATCTTGGTGGCGGCGTGGATCCGGCGCTCGTGGCCGTCGCCGTCCTTGACGACGATGCCGTCGGCGTCGACGTCGGTGACCATCGCGCCCAGCTGGACCTCGACGCCGATCTCGTTGAGCTGCCGGTGCGCCTTCTGGCCGAGCTTGTCGACGAACGGCGGCAGCACCTTGGGCGCGGCGTCGAGCAGGATCACCCGAGCGCTCGTCGGGTCGATGCGGCGGAAGTCCTTGCGCAGGGTGCGGCGGGCCAGCTCGGCGATCTGCCCGGCCATCTCCACCCCGGTCGGGCCGGCGCCGACGACGACGAAGGTCAGCAGCCGGTCGATCTCG
The Modestobacter marinus DNA segment above includes these coding regions:
- a CDS encoding benzaldehyde dehydrogenase produces the protein MALLEDGAWRGKIWTGSWTDGSGGTYTAVEPATGAELGEVGKATPADVEKAGARAVQAQREWAALPFEQRAAVLRRAGDLLTEHTAEIKEWLARESGAIQPFGDFQVHTSAQECYEASALPSHPYGELLRSGSPRLSFARRVPAGVVGVIAPFNVPTILAIRAIAPALALGNAVVLKPDPRTAVCGGAVFARVFEEAGLPAGVFQVLPGGADVGQALVTDPAVRVIAFTGSTKAGRSVGALAGQHLKRAHLELGGNSALIVMGDVDVTAAASVGAWGTFAHQGQICMATSRHLVHESIAEEYTAVLTSKVENLPVGDTWRDQVALGPIIDAGQRDRVHGLVTASVDSGATVRTGGTYEGLFYRPTVLGDVPVDSPAYQEEIFGPVAPVTPFSSLDEVAAMAAGTEYGLSLGILTRDVYAGLQLAERIPSGLVHINDQTVNDEAVAPFGGVGASGTGSRHGGPQANIEAFTETQWVTLRGDLPAYPF
- a CDS encoding NAD(P)/FAD-dependent oxidoreductase: MTTVTQSTGRRPQVVIIGSGFGGLFAAQRLKKAPVDVTLVAKTSHHLFQPLLYQVATGILSEGEIAPATREILRDQDNARVVLGEVTDIDLTARTVTSTVLGRTTVHPYDELIVAAGAGQSYFGNDQFAEFAPGMKSIDDALELRGRIFGAFELAELATDPGEIDRLLTFVVVGAGPTGVEMAGQIAELARRTLRKDFRRIDPTSARVILLDAAPKVLPPFVDKLGQKAHRQLNEIGVEVQLGAMVTDVDADGIVVKDGDGHERRIHAATKIWAAGVQASPLGKILGDQSGAAVDRAGRISVQDDLTLPGHPEVHVVGDMISLKRLPGVAQVAIQGGKFAADAVRARIAGRPTAPEFTYFDKGSMATISRFHAVADTWKFQFGGFLAWVLWLVVHVMYQVGFKNRFTTVIHWAVSFLGRGRSQRTATQQQVYGRLALEELGADFEVSKTGGQRHLGEPVDVTGRDSA